The Microscilla marina ATCC 23134 genome contains the following window.
CCGGAAGAATTGCCAGGTCTTTCTCAAAAAGTCCAATAAAACGAGCCCCCATTAAGCCGCCCGCCATACCTATGATGAGCCAAGGCAAGCGTGCCCTGGTAAGCATGAGTACATTGTCGTCTTCTTCTATATCTTCAGAAATACCCGTAATAATCTGGCGTTCTTCTTCTGCTTGTTCGGTGATCACATCTACGGCATCGTCAATGGTAATGCGCCCCATGAGCTTGCCCCGTTCGTTGATCACGGGCACTGCTGCCAGGTCATACTTACGCATAATCTCGGCTACCTCATCTTCGTCCTGATAGGTTTTTACTGCCACTATGCCTTGCTCATAAATGTCTGCAATCCGGGTTTCGTCGTTCGACAAAATAATTTTTTTGAGCGACACCCTCCCCAGCAGACGTTCTTGGTTATCGACTACATACAACGAGTAAATTTTCTCAACTTTTTCTGCCTGTCGGCGAATCTCATCTATAGCCTGAATCACCGTCCAGTTGATGTTGGCACTGATCAGCTCTTTTGCCATTAAGCCCCCGGCGCAGTCTTCTTCATAGTGCAAAAGATCTATGATATAATCAGCTTTTTCTTTACTATCCAAAAAGGCAATGATTTCTTCCCTCGTTTGCAGGGGCAGCTCGTTCAAAATATCTGCGGCATCATCTGAGTCTATGTAATTAATCCATTGGGCAATGGTTTCAGAGGGGTAATTTCTTATAAAAGGGATACACACATCTTCGTCGAGGTAACTGATAATCTCTGCCGCTGTTTCTACCGTCAGCAAGTCCATTACAAACATAGCTTGCTCGGTATCCATTTCGTTCAATACAGTAGAAATATCGGCTGGACGCAACAGCGAGAGTTCGTTTTCTACAAATTGACTATTCTTAGTATCAACGGCTTTCTCAACCTTGTCTAAAAGATCTTTGGTAAGCACAAACGACATTAACAATACCTCCTTTCTAAAGTGTGACTAAAAAATATACAATCCTGAATTTTGACCACGTTTCCAGGCAACAAAGTTAGACGAAAAAGCTTAAAACAAGTATGAATTTTTGATGAAGTTTTAGCCCATTCCAACACTTACCCAACCCACCACTCTTTACTTTGTTACACCTTAAAATTTGCCCATCAAAAAATCCCTGTTCTTTTTGCCTGAACAGGGATTCGTTGCTTTATTTGAAAGGTTTTGTTCAAAGGTGTTACTTCAGCTTTACGGCTGTGGCACCATAGCCAAACTTTTCTTTGTGGGCGTCTTCGTAGTACTGAATGTCACTGTTTTTGCTCAAACGCTTGTGTATTTCTTTGCTGAGCACCCCGT
Protein-coding sequences here:
- the mgtE gene encoding magnesium transporter gives rise to the protein MSFVLTKDLLDKVEKAVDTKNSQFVENELSLLRPADISTVLNEMDTEQAMFVMDLLTVETAAEIISYLDEDVCIPFIRNYPSETIAQWINYIDSDDAADILNELPLQTREEIIAFLDSKEKADYIIDLLHYEEDCAGGLMAKELISANINWTVIQAIDEIRRQAEKVEKIYSLYVVDNQERLLGRVSLKKIILSNDETRIADIYEQGIVAVKTYQDEDEVAEIMRKYDLAAVPVINERGKLMGRITIDDAVDVITEQAEEERQIITGISEDIEEDDNVLMLTRARLPWLIIGMAGGLMGARFIGLFEKDLAILPAMAFFIPLITATGGNVGIQSSSIVLQSLANKSMIGVNYFQRLFKVLIVAIINGVVISVIVFGFTIILGQTVNLAGIVAISLFFVVLLASFMGTITPLVLDKLGINPALAAGPFITTANDLLGLAVYFSTAHMLYSF